The Solicola gregarius DNA window CGCGGTCTCGGTCAGTCGTAACTCCGGCGGTACGTCGATGTCGTACAGGTGAGCGGCATTGAGCCCGAGGATCTTCTTCTTCGCCGCCGTCGTGAGCGGAGCGTACTCATCCAGCTCGGCAGGGATCTCGAAGTCGACGAACCGCTCGATCAGCCACTGCGGAGTCCAGATCGCGTAGTCGCTGGAGAACGTCATGCGGTCCTCGCCGATCCAGTACATGAGCTCGCCGATGATCTGTGCGAAGTACCGCGGCCGGGTGTGGATGAACGGCATCGCAACGGCCAGACCGCCGTACACATTGGGTTCCTGGGTCGCGATCCAGCAGAAGTCCTCTAGTCGGGGCAGGCCGACATGCTCGACGATGAACCGTAGGTCGGGAAACTCGGAGGCCGCGTCGTCGACATCGGCGACGTCGAACGCGTCGCGGTTGAGCGGATAGATCGTCGGGCCCTTGTGCACGTGGATGTTGCGGATGCCGAGCTCGAGGCACTTCTCCAGGTAGCGGTACGACCAAGGG harbors:
- a CDS encoding amidohydrolase family protein: MYTKNGESYFIVDSHVHAWDATPANQANRYGEGFINCFYDYHRNLSPEDRVWTLEEFQKQSEDRIIKDLFTDGYVDKAIFQPTYLTDFYVNGFNTTEQCGALAEKHPDRFIVNGSWDPRDGEEGLEMLARLAERWQLKGIKLYTAEWKGASKGWKLSDPWSYRYLEKCLELGIRNIHVHKGPTIYPLNRDAFDVADVDDAASEFPDLRFIVEHVGLPRLEDFCWIATQEPNVYGGLAVAMPFIHTRPRYFAQIIGELMYWIGEDRMTFSSDYAIWTPQWLIERFVDFEIPAELDEYAPLTTAAKKKILGLNAAHLYDIDVPPELRLTETATAVA